A region of Anolis sagrei isolate rAnoSag1 chromosome 2, rAnoSag1.mat, whole genome shotgun sequence DNA encodes the following proteins:
- the FECH gene encoding ferrochelatase, mitochondrial isoform X1 — MHLVCTNMAAAFRAANRAWSPFAKGRSCSRARVQLIWRCQSTAATAVRAETTKPQVQPEKRKPKTGILMLNMGGPETLGDVHDFLLRLFLDRDLMTLPIQNKLAPFIAKRRTPKIQEQYSQIGGGSPIKKWTATQGEGMVKLLDEMSPHSAPHKYYIGFRYVHPLTEEAIEEMEKDGIQRAIAFTQYPQYSCSTTGSSLNAIYRYYNAKGEKPKMKWSTIDRWPTHPLLIQCFADHIEKELTLFPPDKRKDVVILFSAHSLPMSVVNRGDPYPQEVGATVQRVMEKLKYSNPYRLVWQSKVGPMPWLGPQTDVTIKGLCQRGKKNILLVPIAFTSDHIETLYELDIEYAQVLANECGVENIRRAESLNGNPLFAKALAELVFSHLQSNELCSKQLTLSCPLCVNPTCRKTKSFFTSQEL, encoded by the exons ATGCATTTAGTTTGCACAAACATGGCTGCTGCCTTCCGAGCTGCAAACCGTGCCTGGAGCCCAT TTGCAAAAGGCAGGAGCTGCAGTCGGGCGAGAGTTCAGCTCATTTGGAGATGTCAGTCGACGGCAGCAACAGCAGTCCGGGCCGAAACAACAAAGCCTCAGGTCCAACCTGAAAAGAG GAAACCTAAAACAGGGATCTTGATGTTAAACATGGGAGGGCCAGAGACTTTAGGAGATGTCCATGACTTCCTGCTAAGACTTTTTCTCGATAGAGACCTAATGACGCTTCCCATCCAGAA TAAGCTGGCGCCTTTTATTGCAAAGCGGCGGACTCCAAAAATCCAGGAACAATATAGTCAAATTGGTGGAGGATCACCAATTAAGAAGTGGACAGCTACTCAGGGAGAAGGCATGGTGAAGCTGTTGGACGAAATGTCTCCTCATTCTG CCCCTCACAAGTACTACATTGGTTTTCGCTACGTCCATCCTTTGACGGAAGAAGCCATtgaagagatggagaaagatggCATCCAAAGAGCTATTGCTTTCACGCAGTATCCACAGTACAGCTGCTCCACCACAG GGAGCAGTTTAAATGCTATTTATCGCTACTATAATGCAAAGGGGGAGAAACCAAAGATGAAGTGGAGCACAATCGACAGGTGGCCGACACATCCCCTTCTCATTCAG TGCTTTGCAGACCACATAGAGAAGGAGCTAACCTTGTTTCCACCCGACAAGAGGAAAGACGTTGTCATCCTTTTTTCCGCTCACTCTCTACCGATGTCT GTAGTAAATCGCGGCGATCCGTATCCACAAGAGGTGGGAGCCACTGTTCAAAGGGTTATGGAGAAACTCAAGTATTCCAATCCTTACAGGCTTGTTTGGCAGTCCAAG GTTGGTCCTATGCCCTGGTTGGGTCCTCAAACAGATGTGACCATCAAAGGGCTTTGCCAGAGGGGAAAGAAGAACATATTGTTGGTTCCGATAGCGTTCACTAGCGACCACATTGAAACCCTCTATGAACTGGACATCGAATATGCACAAGTTTTAGCCAATGAG tGTGGAGTTGAAAACATCAGAAGAGCAGAATCCCTTAATGGAAATCCATTGTTTGCCAAG GCCTTGGCAGAGTTGGTCTTCTCGCATCTCCAGTCAAACGAACTATGTTCCAAACAGCTGACCCTGAGTTGCCCGCTTTGTGTCAATCCCACCTGCCGAAAGACAAAGTCGTTCTTTACCAGTCAAGAGTTGTGA
- the FECH gene encoding ferrochelatase, mitochondrial isoform X2 — translation MLNMGGPETLGDVHDFLLRLFLDRDLMTLPIQNKLAPFIAKRRTPKIQEQYSQIGGGSPIKKWTATQGEGMVKLLDEMSPHSAPHKYYIGFRYVHPLTEEAIEEMEKDGIQRAIAFTQYPQYSCSTTGSSLNAIYRYYNAKGEKPKMKWSTIDRWPTHPLLIQCFADHIEKELTLFPPDKRKDVVILFSAHSLPMSVVNRGDPYPQEVGATVQRVMEKLKYSNPYRLVWQSKVGPMPWLGPQTDVTIKGLCQRGKKNILLVPIAFTSDHIETLYELDIEYAQVLANECGVENIRRAESLNGNPLFAKALAELVFSHLQSNELCSKQLTLSCPLCVNPTCRKTKSFFTSQEL, via the exons ATGTTAAACATGGGAGGGCCAGAGACTTTAGGAGATGTCCATGACTTCCTGCTAAGACTTTTTCTCGATAGAGACCTAATGACGCTTCCCATCCAGAA TAAGCTGGCGCCTTTTATTGCAAAGCGGCGGACTCCAAAAATCCAGGAACAATATAGTCAAATTGGTGGAGGATCACCAATTAAGAAGTGGACAGCTACTCAGGGAGAAGGCATGGTGAAGCTGTTGGACGAAATGTCTCCTCATTCTG CCCCTCACAAGTACTACATTGGTTTTCGCTACGTCCATCCTTTGACGGAAGAAGCCATtgaagagatggagaaagatggCATCCAAAGAGCTATTGCTTTCACGCAGTATCCACAGTACAGCTGCTCCACCACAG GGAGCAGTTTAAATGCTATTTATCGCTACTATAATGCAAAGGGGGAGAAACCAAAGATGAAGTGGAGCACAATCGACAGGTGGCCGACACATCCCCTTCTCATTCAG TGCTTTGCAGACCACATAGAGAAGGAGCTAACCTTGTTTCCACCCGACAAGAGGAAAGACGTTGTCATCCTTTTTTCCGCTCACTCTCTACCGATGTCT GTAGTAAATCGCGGCGATCCGTATCCACAAGAGGTGGGAGCCACTGTTCAAAGGGTTATGGAGAAACTCAAGTATTCCAATCCTTACAGGCTTGTTTGGCAGTCCAAG GTTGGTCCTATGCCCTGGTTGGGTCCTCAAACAGATGTGACCATCAAAGGGCTTTGCCAGAGGGGAAAGAAGAACATATTGTTGGTTCCGATAGCGTTCACTAGCGACCACATTGAAACCCTCTATGAACTGGACATCGAATATGCACAAGTTTTAGCCAATGAG tGTGGAGTTGAAAACATCAGAAGAGCAGAATCCCTTAATGGAAATCCATTGTTTGCCAAG GCCTTGGCAGAGTTGGTCTTCTCGCATCTCCAGTCAAACGAACTATGTTCCAAACAGCTGACCCTGAGTTGCCCGCTTTGTGTCAATCCCACCTGCCGAAAGACAAAGTCGTTCTTTACCAGTCAAGAGTTGTGA